One genomic region from Fictibacillus marinisediminis encodes:
- a CDS encoding MEDS domain-containing protein — protein sequence MKSKMNQLFEDQKSVHVLYSYNGMKNYIEQVVSFIQDGVVAGDYVILIENERFYRMIHKELSTRLTKDQMEFVHRVNNFDFYYSSGSYHPPAIFDYFNKTVQPYVEKKISFRSWAHVEWATMEDPLHLIEDFEKIVDKAVKQLSFPLICAYEGERMPDYLKTILMETHPYVLMEDDFIVSEQYQPMIDVK from the coding sequence TTGAAGAGCAAAATGAACCAGTTGTTTGAGGACCAAAAGAGTGTTCATGTGCTGTATTCCTATAATGGAATGAAGAATTATATTGAACAAGTTGTAAGTTTTATCCAAGATGGCGTTGTGGCGGGAGATTACGTTATTCTTATTGAAAATGAGCGTTTTTACCGTATGATTCACAAAGAACTGAGCACAAGGTTAACGAAAGATCAAATGGAATTCGTTCACCGAGTAAACAATTTCGATTTCTATTATTCAAGTGGCAGTTATCATCCTCCTGCAATCTTTGATTACTTCAATAAAACGGTACAGCCATATGTGGAAAAGAAAATCTCTTTCCGTTCATGGGCACATGTGGAGTGGGCCACGATGGAAGATCCTCTTCATCTAATAGAAGATTTTGAAAAAATAGTAGACAAAGCTGTAAAGCAGCTGTCATTCCCATTAATTTGTGCATACGAAGGAGAGAGAATGCCAGACTACCTCAAAACGATTTTAATGGAAACACATCCTTACGTTTTAATGGAGGATGATTTCATCGTCTCCGAACAATACCAGCCAATGATTGATGTGAAATAA
- a CDS encoding TVP38/TMEM64 family protein — translation MSLKDLIIDLFTAYENIAFLLSIGINMIISLLGVVPSVFLTAANLTVFGFGEGMAVSFIGEAFGAVISFILYRKGFRKAANMRGLSHPKVKQLLAAEGKESFYLILALRLLPFVPSGIVTFIAAIGKTSLFIFVLASSIGKVPAILIEGYSIYQIIHWTWEGKLVTAIIACVLIAMTWKKVKTK, via the coding sequence ATGTCTTTAAAGGACTTAATTATAGACTTGTTTACTGCCTATGAAAATATCGCCTTTTTATTGAGTATTGGAATTAATATGATCATCAGTTTATTGGGAGTCGTACCAAGTGTGTTTTTAACAGCTGCGAATTTAACAGTGTTTGGGTTTGGGGAAGGAATGGCCGTTTCATTTATTGGTGAAGCATTTGGTGCAGTGATCTCTTTTATATTGTATAGAAAAGGATTCCGCAAAGCAGCGAATATGAGAGGGCTCTCACACCCAAAAGTAAAGCAATTACTTGCAGCTGAAGGAAAGGAATCATTTTATTTAATACTGGCTCTTAGACTCCTGCCGTTTGTTCCTTCGGGTATTGTTACTTTTATCGCCGCCATTGGAAAAACCTCTTTATTTATTTTTGTTTTAGCCAGTTCCATCGGTAAAGTCCCTGCCATTTTAATTGAAGGCTATTCCATCTATCAGATTATACATTGGACCTGGGAGGGCAAGTTAGTTACTGCAATTATTGCGTGCGTTTTAATTGCAATGACTTGGAAAAAGGTGAAAACGAAATAA
- a CDS encoding S8 family peptidase: MSEVRLIPFKLEEVLQTAGEEIPYGIQMINAPAAWDQGYKGKDVVVAVLDTGCDINHPDLKDRVIGGRNFTSDDPEDYLDGHYHGTHVAGTIAASINKLGVAGVSPEAKLLILRVLGADGSGSYQGIIEAINYAVEWRGENGERVRVMSMSLGGPDDVPEMHEAIKNATANNVMVVCAAGNEGDSSESSDEHAYPGYYKEVVQVGAVDEQKHLAEFSNTNDEIDLVAPGVNVLSTYPGEKYAKLSGTSMATPHVSGALAVLILKEEAEFGRELTDPEIYAQLCKNTQSIGLTKKGEGNGLLYLGMESRKEASQKEEKNVTVPK, encoded by the coding sequence ATGAGTGAAGTTCGTTTAATTCCTTTTAAGTTAGAAGAAGTGCTGCAGACTGCCGGTGAAGAAATTCCGTATGGTATACAAATGATCAACGCTCCTGCGGCGTGGGATCAGGGATATAAGGGAAAAGATGTTGTCGTTGCTGTTCTTGATACAGGCTGTGATATAAATCATCCTGATTTAAAAGACCGTGTCATCGGGGGGAGGAATTTTACCAGCGATGATCCAGAAGACTATTTGGATGGACACTATCATGGGACGCATGTTGCTGGTACGATAGCAGCATCCATTAATAAGCTTGGAGTTGCAGGAGTATCACCAGAGGCGAAACTTTTAATTCTTCGAGTGCTCGGCGCTGATGGAAGCGGAAGCTACCAGGGAATCATTGAGGCCATTAACTACGCTGTAGAATGGCGAGGGGAAAATGGAGAAAGAGTAAGGGTGATGTCCATGTCCCTGGGTGGGCCTGACGATGTACCTGAAATGCATGAGGCAATCAAGAATGCTACCGCCAACAATGTGATGGTTGTCTGCGCGGCTGGAAATGAAGGAGATTCAAGTGAGAGCTCAGATGAGCATGCTTATCCAGGCTATTATAAAGAAGTCGTGCAAGTAGGCGCAGTGGATGAACAAAAACATTTGGCGGAGTTTTCGAATACGAACGATGAGATTGATTTAGTAGCACCCGGCGTAAACGTGCTTTCCACGTATCCAGGTGAAAAGTATGCCAAGCTGTCAGGAACCTCCATGGCAACTCCGCACGTTTCAGGTGCATTAGCTGTACTGATTTTAAAAGAAGAAGCCGAATTTGGTAGGGAACTCACTGATCCAGAGATTTATGCCCAGCTTTGTAAAAATACACAATCCATTGGACTAACCAAAAAAGGGGAAGGGAATGGTTTACTTTATTTGGGTATGGAATCCAGAAAAGAAGCTAGTCAAAAAGAAGAAAAAAATGTAACCGTTCCAAAGTAA
- a CDS encoding Ig-like domain-containing protein, which produces MKSLLLAAGLAGCLAIGLWPANVAHAAETTDIQEKCTSFGILKKGTNPSFQHMNCLLTNAALQAGIPPEIVKAVASKENNGWKQFDKKGQPVISHDNGIGIMQITVPKNYDPVKLEKLKYSILYNIDFGVNLLASKYKNSELPAVLPKEKSVLESWYFAIMAYNGIKPMNSPLVQKTGKPNTGAYQEKVMSLLNADSFLGDTNLQKPVFSTNNFQYDPTKSDNIKFIKKSYSITKRLHASRYLMKKNDKAITSWDDPSFTHVKIRKAPTTESSSKYIKKNTPLTITGSFKYDETPKSINQFVWFPVIVPGEKGTWYISSAYITKAMSKPSVNPVDDNDTSLSGKAPKGMKVTVKKGSKTIIAKNADSKGVFNLVIPKQKAGTILSVTYQDSLNAVSPAFSVKVADKTAPSAPKVSAITSKTTMVGGSAEAYSTVLVKKGKITLGKNTADKYGKFNVKMKAQKTGTILSVTATDKAKNTSNASTYKVKK; this is translated from the coding sequence ATGAAATCTTTGCTTTTAGCAGCGGGTTTGGCAGGCTGCCTCGCCATCGGTCTGTGGCCTGCGAATGTTGCACATGCTGCGGAAACGACGGATATCCAGGAAAAATGTACCTCATTCGGCATTTTAAAAAAAGGAACCAATCCCAGTTTTCAGCATATGAACTGTTTGCTGACAAACGCAGCACTCCAAGCCGGCATACCACCGGAGATCGTGAAGGCTGTTGCCTCAAAAGAAAACAATGGATGGAAGCAGTTCGATAAAAAGGGGCAGCCCGTCATCTCACATGATAATGGCATTGGTATTATGCAGATTACCGTTCCGAAAAACTATGATCCTGTAAAACTAGAAAAGCTAAAATATAGCATTCTGTACAACATAGATTTCGGCGTTAACCTTCTTGCCTCTAAGTATAAGAATTCCGAGTTGCCTGCTGTACTGCCAAAAGAAAAGAGTGTGCTTGAATCATGGTACTTTGCAATCATGGCCTACAATGGCATTAAACCAATGAATAGCCCGCTTGTTCAAAAAACAGGAAAGCCGAATACAGGTGCTTACCAGGAGAAAGTAATGTCTCTGTTGAATGCGGACAGTTTCTTAGGGGATACAAACCTCCAAAAACCAGTGTTCTCAACAAATAATTTTCAATATGATCCAACCAAATCTGACAATATTAAGTTTATAAAAAAATCTTACAGCATAACCAAAAGGCTTCATGCTTCAAGATATTTAATGAAGAAGAATGATAAAGCCATTACTAGCTGGGATGATCCTTCATTCACACACGTGAAGATAAGAAAAGCTCCAACGACAGAAAGCTCTTCTAAATACATAAAAAAAAATACCCCTTTAACGATCACTGGCAGCTTTAAGTATGATGAAACACCAAAGAGCATCAATCAGTTTGTCTGGTTTCCTGTAATTGTTCCGGGTGAAAAGGGCACATGGTATATCTCATCAGCTTACATTACCAAAGCAATGTCCAAGCCTTCTGTCAATCCAGTCGATGATAATGATACAAGTCTTTCAGGTAAAGCACCAAAGGGCATGAAGGTAACAGTCAAAAAGGGGAGCAAAACAATCATCGCCAAAAATGCTGACTCAAAAGGTGTTTTTAATCTTGTTATTCCTAAACAAAAAGCCGGAACCATACTATCTGTAACCTATCAAGACAGCTTGAATGCGGTTAGTCCTGCTTTCTCCGTTAAAGTCGCTGATAAGACAGCACCTTCTGCTCCAAAGGTTTCTGCCATCACCTCAAAAACAACAATGGTAGGCGGCTCAGCAGAAGCATACTCTACCGTTCTAGTAAAGAAAGGTAAGATAACGCTTGGCAAGAACACTGCTGACAAATACGGAAAATTTAATGTGAAGATGAAAGCTCAAAAAACAGGTACAATTCTTTCCGTTACAGCAACCGACAAAGCAAAGAACACAAGCAATGCTAGTACTTATAAAGTTAAAAAATAA
- a CDS encoding isochorismatase family protein, with product MKQALLVIDAQQELLDGNKENEEVYQKEQLIQTINNVIGKAMNLDVPILFVRDKDVASGEGKGFLVHKDINVPDDSPVFDKKATNAFYGTDLLEFLRTNEMKHLVIMGCKTEHCIDSAVRMATVQGFDVTLVKEGHSTTNSKTLNADQIIAHHNEILHGHYNVDHFSIVRSADEDVFKPIHDNYR from the coding sequence TTGAAACAAGCCTTGCTAGTAATTGATGCGCAGCAGGAGTTGCTGGACGGAAACAAAGAAAATGAAGAAGTTTATCAAAAAGAACAGCTGATCCAAACGATAAATAACGTCATTGGTAAAGCGATGAACTTAGATGTGCCGATCTTGTTTGTTAGAGATAAGGATGTCGCATCTGGTGAGGGAAAAGGATTTCTTGTTCATAAGGACATCAATGTGCCTGACGATTCCCCTGTTTTTGATAAGAAAGCAACCAATGCCTTTTATGGCACAGATCTGCTGGAATTTTTGAGAACGAACGAAATGAAGCATCTTGTGATTATGGGATGCAAGACAGAGCATTGCATCGATTCGGCAGTAAGGATGGCCACTGTGCAAGGATTTGATGTAACCCTTGTAAAAGAAGGGCATTCGACAACGAATTCAAAAACGCTGAACGCCGACCAGATCATTGCCCACCACAATGAGATCCTTCACGGTCATTACAATGTCGATCACTTTTCCATCGTAAGAAGTGCTGACGAAGATGTGTTTAAACCTATACATGACAACTACCGATAA
- a CDS encoding response regulator transcription factor, whose translation MGEFTVLIVDDEKEIRDAIEIYLKNEKMTVIQAADGLEAIEKLNEKAIHLIILDIMMPRLDGIAATFKIREQKNIPIIMLSAKSEDTDKILGLQIGADDYMTKPFNPIELIARVKSQLRRYMTLGNYEGKSNVINLNGLTLDKEAREVAVLGEAVKLTPIEYKIVELLMSHSGRVFSIHDIYERVWQEPCYNAENTVAVHIRKIREKIEIDPKNPRYLKVVWGIGYKMEK comes from the coding sequence ATGGGCGAATTCACAGTGCTGATTGTAGATGATGAAAAAGAAATACGCGATGCGATAGAAATTTATTTGAAGAATGAAAAGATGACGGTTATCCAGGCGGCAGATGGCCTGGAAGCAATAGAAAAGCTTAATGAAAAAGCCATTCATTTAATCATACTGGACATTATGATGCCGCGGCTTGATGGCATAGCAGCAACCTTTAAAATAAGGGAACAGAAAAATATCCCCATTATCATGCTGAGTGCCAAAAGTGAAGATACCGATAAAATCCTCGGTCTTCAGATCGGAGCTGATGATTATATGACAAAGCCTTTTAATCCGATTGAGCTGATCGCCAGAGTGAAATCACAGCTTCGAAGGTACATGACATTGGGAAATTATGAAGGCAAAAGTAATGTTATCAACCTAAATGGGCTTACGCTTGATAAAGAAGCAAGGGAAGTCGCGGTTCTTGGGGAAGCAGTAAAGCTGACCCCTATTGAGTACAAGATTGTAGAGCTATTAATGTCCCATTCTGGAAGAGTGTTTTCCATTCATGATATTTATGAGCGGGTGTGGCAGGAGCCTTGCTACAATGCAGAAAATACGGTCGCCGTACATATTCGGAAGATCAGGGAAAAGATCGAAATCGATCCGAAAAATCCAAGATATTTAAAGGTGGTATGGGGTATTGGATACAAGATGGAAAAGTAA
- a CDS encoding histidine kinase dimerization/phospho-acceptor domain-containing protein, whose product MDTRWKSKLGQVAWVILFTIGLSGTLAFLNHWDSYMGKSYFETDEFKGEFETFLGYLHIYEVSNLTSEELKGKITVSKEEIKEYRYRNGDLSEQISTIQNQFRPQLEEANTNHDKKLESYFKKQRDKKIEDIQKNFESDKYVKQKVTKEKEEQIDQFIENKKAVQQEFQQWQSSFEYYLQNNETAEVFTNLTAANKEDAYKQLESRNMLYLQNYTGEKNSYLSISDFSPSLDDEGDSQQAAMGILADDHSVLEGKIGVPKALPADSMINNQYKMFKKNQLFFFLFSAAGLIALCVSIWLAKKHQLLLLIAHSSYITLYKKIPVDLKIGCMIISAIAFFISLGVATDYNIYGTYASMIDDTVITIGFASFITGLTLIQLIWLISEWKENDWTKGYWKTSLTYRFWHDLEKFFHFRSLAFQYLILLIVIFASGFGVGFVLYHVQLVGLYLVLFMVVTVPILMFSLKKISYFNRIILHSSELAAGNMEPDLKAKGSSALAGLARNINTLKHGVKSLQKSEAKSERLKTELITNVSHDLRTPLTSIITYTELLKTPDLDGESREAYVQIIDKKSKRLKVLIEDLFEASKMASGSIELVKARVDIVQLLQQALAEYDEAIEQSTLQIRMSASEQPIDAYVDGQKIWRVFDNLIGNILKYSLENTRVYIAVEKRQDLAVLSFKNVSKYELGGNTEELFERFKRGDTSRHTEGSGLGLAIAKSIIDLHEGSMDVEADGDLFKVNIELDLA is encoded by the coding sequence TTGGATACAAGATGGAAAAGTAAACTTGGCCAGGTGGCCTGGGTGATACTATTTACGATAGGATTGAGCGGTACGCTGGCATTTCTGAATCATTGGGATTCTTATATGGGAAAAAGTTATTTTGAAACAGATGAATTTAAGGGTGAGTTCGAAACCTTTCTAGGCTACCTTCATATTTATGAGGTGAGTAACCTGACCAGTGAGGAGCTCAAGGGTAAAATTACAGTTTCCAAAGAGGAAATAAAGGAATACCGATACAGAAATGGTGACTTATCGGAGCAAATTTCAACCATTCAAAACCAGTTCAGACCCCAGCTTGAAGAAGCCAACACGAACCATGATAAAAAGCTGGAATCATATTTTAAAAAACAAAGAGATAAAAAGATTGAAGACATTCAAAAGAACTTTGAAAGCGATAAGTATGTTAAGCAAAAAGTAACGAAAGAAAAAGAAGAGCAAATCGATCAATTTATTGAAAATAAGAAAGCTGTTCAACAAGAATTCCAGCAGTGGCAATCTTCTTTTGAATATTATTTGCAAAACAATGAAACAGCAGAAGTTTTTACAAATTTAACAGCGGCTAATAAAGAAGATGCATACAAACAGCTGGAAAGCAGGAATATGCTGTACCTTCAAAATTATACTGGCGAAAAAAATAGCTACTTGTCCATTTCTGATTTTTCGCCTTCTTTAGATGATGAGGGGGATTCACAACAAGCAGCCATGGGAATTCTTGCAGATGATCATTCTGTTCTAGAAGGGAAAATTGGTGTCCCGAAGGCTTTGCCAGCCGACAGCATGATAAATAATCAGTACAAAATGTTCAAAAAAAACCAGCTTTTCTTTTTCCTTTTTAGTGCGGCAGGGCTGATCGCTTTATGTGTCAGTATTTGGCTGGCAAAAAAACATCAGCTGCTGCTGTTAATCGCTCACTCATCTTATATAACTCTTTATAAAAAAATACCTGTTGATCTAAAAATAGGCTGTATGATTATTTCTGCTATTGCGTTCTTTATCTCACTTGGGGTTGCGACTGATTACAATATTTATGGAACCTATGCCAGCATGATTGATGATACGGTCATCACTATTGGATTCGCAAGCTTTATTACTGGATTGACCCTCATCCAGCTGATCTGGCTCATTTCCGAGTGGAAAGAAAACGATTGGACTAAAGGATATTGGAAAACATCTTTAACCTATCGTTTCTGGCATGATTTAGAGAAGTTCTTCCATTTTCGAAGTCTTGCTTTTCAATACTTGATCTTACTAATCGTCATTTTCGCATCCGGATTTGGGGTAGGCTTTGTTTTATATCATGTTCAGCTGGTCGGTTTATATCTTGTTCTATTTATGGTCGTAACGGTTCCGATTTTGATGTTCTCGCTGAAAAAGATCTCTTATTTCAACAGAATCATCCTCCATTCAAGCGAGCTTGCGGCAGGGAACATGGAGCCGGATTTAAAAGCGAAAGGGAGTTCTGCTCTGGCAGGTTTGGCCCGAAATATCAATACGCTGAAACATGGAGTTAAGTCTCTCCAAAAATCGGAGGCAAAGAGTGAACGGCTTAAAACAGAACTGATTACAAATGTAAGCCACGATCTCAGGACCCCTCTGACTTCCATTATTACGTATACAGAGCTTTTAAAGACCCCTGATCTAGATGGAGAGAGCAGGGAAGCCTACGTGCAGATCATTGATAAAAAGTCAAAACGGTTAAAGGTTTTGATAGAAGATCTGTTTGAAGCTTCCAAGATGGCAAGCGGAAGTATTGAACTTGTGAAGGCTAGAGTGGATATCGTTCAGCTACTGCAGCAGGCCTTGGCTGAGTACGATGAAGCGATTGAACAATCAACGCTCCAAATCAGGATGTCTGCTTCCGAACAGCCGATTGATGCGTATGTTGATGGACAGAAAATTTGGCGGGTTTTTGATAATTTGATTGGAAATATCCTTAAATATTCTCTTGAGAACACGCGGGTGTATATAGCGGTTGAAAAAAGGCAGGATTTAGCCGTTCTTTCCTTTAAGAATGTCTCGAAATATGAATTGGGAGGCAACACAGAAGAATTGTTTGAACGATTCAAGCGCGGAGATACCTCCCGTCATACAGAAGGCTCTGGACTGGGGCTGGCGATTGCAAAATCCATTATTGATCTTCACGAGGGCAGCATGGACGTTGAAGCAGACGGCGATCTTTTCAAAGTAAACATTGAACTTGATTTAGCATAA
- a CDS encoding magnesium transporter CorA family protein gives MLNVYYTDSANQMTEMEDIKKGCWINLIAPTNEEINLVVEKIGIDPDFLRDALDEEERSRVEKEGNTVSVIVDLPILVSDENGIQYDTFPLAMISTDSHFITVCLRENPILELFAKHKVKNFYTYKKTRFVFQLLQMIATYYLRYLRQINRKTEQIENELRESLKNEDLFELLRLEKSLVYFATSLKSNDAVLEKLLKVSYLKMYEEDKDLLEDVIIENKQAIEMSLIYRNILKSLMDAFSSVISNNLNVEMRFLTSITIILALPTMVASFYGMNIPLPFQKYPHAFFVSLCLAFTLSGLVSFIFWKKRFFRK, from the coding sequence ATGCTAAATGTTTATTACACTGACAGTGCCAATCAAATGACAGAGATGGAAGATATCAAAAAAGGGTGCTGGATTAACTTGATTGCACCTACCAATGAAGAAATCAATTTGGTTGTAGAAAAAATTGGAATTGATCCGGATTTTTTACGAGATGCCTTGGATGAAGAAGAACGGTCCAGGGTTGAAAAAGAAGGAAACACCGTGAGCGTTATCGTAGACCTTCCAATTCTTGTTTCTGATGAAAATGGAATACAGTACGATACGTTTCCGCTTGCCATGATTTCAACTGATTCTCACTTTATTACCGTTTGTCTTAGGGAGAACCCTATTCTGGAGTTGTTTGCGAAACATAAAGTCAAGAATTTTTATACCTATAAGAAAACCCGCTTTGTCTTTCAGCTGCTTCAAATGATCGCAACTTACTATTTGCGGTACCTGCGCCAGATTAACCGGAAAACGGAGCAGATCGAAAATGAACTGAGAGAATCATTGAAGAATGAAGATTTATTTGAGCTGCTCAGACTTGAAAAGTCCCTAGTTTATTTTGCCACCTCACTTAAGTCGAATGATGCTGTGCTTGAGAAGTTATTGAAAGTCAGCTATCTGAAGATGTATGAAGAGGATAAGGATCTTCTTGAGGACGTTATTATTGAAAATAAACAGGCGATTGAGATGAGCCTGATTTATCGAAATATCTTGAAAAGCTTAATGGATGCTTTTTCTTCGGTTATTTCGAATAACCTGAACGTGGAGATGCGGTTCTTAACTTCCATTACAATCATTCTCGCTCTTCCCACCATGGTCGCGAGCTTTTATGGCATGAATATTCCTTTGCCGTTTCAAAAGTATCCCCATGCATTTTTCGTAAGTCTATGCTTGGCGTTTACACTTTCAGGCCTCGTCTCCTTTATTTTTTGGAAAAAACGTTTCTTTCGCAAATAA
- the coaA gene encoding type I pantothenate kinase — MSQMMLENESLSPYLSFSRNEWASLYSADIQPLTEWEISELQGINENVSLDEVSSIYLPLCRLLNLYVTSSQQLHQQSNAFLRKQIKKPPFIIGIAGSVAVGKSTTSRIIQALLSRWPNTPKVELVTTDGFLFPNAVLEQKGLMGRKGFPESYDLKGLIHFLSELKSGKRAVEAPIYSHLEYDILPDRVQTISEPDIVIVEGINVLQVPKQKRNKQTPQIFVSDFFDFSLYVDADEEEIKKWYVERFKILRNTAFQSPVSYFHRYADLKDDDAIQFALNIWNTINGLNLRENILPTKYRAHLILEKEKNHSVSGIKMRKM, encoded by the coding sequence ATGAGCCAGATGATGTTAGAGAATGAGTCGCTCTCGCCTTATCTTTCTTTTTCAAGAAACGAGTGGGCGAGCCTGTATTCGGCCGATATACAGCCGTTAACGGAGTGGGAGATATCGGAGCTTCAGGGAATCAACGAAAACGTTTCTCTAGATGAGGTGTCCTCCATCTATTTGCCGCTTTGCCGGCTGCTGAACCTGTATGTCACATCCTCACAGCAGCTGCATCAGCAGTCCAATGCTTTTTTGAGAAAACAAATAAAAAAGCCGCCATTCATTATAGGGATTGCGGGGAGCGTAGCCGTCGGAAAAAGCACGACATCAAGAATCATTCAGGCGCTTCTTTCAAGGTGGCCGAATACACCGAAAGTCGAGCTCGTAACGACGGATGGCTTTTTATTTCCCAATGCTGTCCTGGAGCAAAAGGGGCTTATGGGGCGGAAGGGATTTCCGGAGAGCTATGATCTTAAAGGTCTTATTCATTTTTTATCCGAACTAAAATCAGGCAAGCGAGCCGTTGAGGCTCCAATTTATTCCCACTTGGAATATGATATTTTGCCTGACCGGGTACAGACGATATCAGAGCCTGATATTGTTATTGTGGAGGGAATAAACGTCCTGCAGGTTCCGAAACAAAAACGGAATAAGCAAACACCGCAGATTTTTGTCTCTGACTTTTTTGATTTTTCCCTTTATGTTGATGCGGACGAAGAAGAGATCAAGAAATGGTATGTTGAGCGATTTAAAATTCTAAGAAACACAGCATTCCAAAGCCCGGTCTCGTATTTCCATCGGTATGCTGATTTAAAAGATGATGATGCCATCCAGTTCGCGTTGAATATTTGGAACACCATCAATGGATTAAACTTGCGTGAAAACATTCTTCCTACGAAGTACAGGGCTCATTTGATTTTAGAAAAAGAAAAAAATCATTCAGTTTCCGGCATTAAAATGCGGAAGATGTAA
- a CDS encoding alpha/beta fold hydrolase — MKLKTANLRSVKMSYIDEGKGDPMVLLHGFCGSHQYWEEVIPELVKDYRVIAPDLRGHGKSSISESACAVEDLSEDIKDLLQHLGLEKVTMFGHSLGGYITLAFADHQSNRLNGFSLIHSTAFPDDEAGRKGRDEKIAQIKEVGMDGVIDQLVPKLFAAGTQQKSRINRAKDIGYDTPAEGAICALVAMKNRPNRNDVIQSAKMPVLLVAGDSDQVIPSEKTFSVSGEMITQILLKETGHMGMYESPHELIKEIKSFMKKVK; from the coding sequence TTGAAATTAAAAACAGCAAACCTTAGATCTGTAAAAATGTCCTATATCGATGAGGGTAAAGGAGATCCAATGGTGTTGCTTCATGGATTTTGCGGCAGCCATCAGTATTGGGAGGAAGTCATTCCTGAGCTGGTAAAGGATTATAGAGTGATCGCTCCCGATTTGCGAGGTCATGGGAAATCATCGATAAGTGAATCAGCGTGCGCGGTAGAAGATCTTTCCGAAGATATTAAAGATTTACTCCAGCATCTAGGGCTAGAAAAGGTAACGATGTTTGGCCATTCTTTAGGAGGATATATCACATTAGCTTTTGCAGACCATCAAAGTAACAGGCTGAATGGTTTTTCACTTATTCATTCAACTGCTTTTCCTGATGATGAAGCAGGCAGGAAGGGGAGAGACGAGAAGATTGCCCAGATTAAAGAAGTTGGAATGGATGGGGTCATCGATCAGCTCGTTCCGAAACTTTTCGCTGCTGGAACTCAACAGAAAAGCAGAATAAACAGAGCGAAGGATATTGGCTATGATACTCCTGCAGAAGGAGCCATATGTGCACTGGTTGCGATGAAGAACCGCCCAAACCGGAATGATGTCATTCAATCAGCAAAAATGCCGGTTCTCCTGGTGGCAGGCGACAGTGATCAAGTTATTCCTTCTGAAAAAACCTTTTCAGTTTCCGGTGAGATGATTACACAGATCCTTTTAAAGGAAACCGGCCATATGGGAATGTACGAATCTCCACATGAGCTTATTAAAGAAATAAAATCTTTTATGAAAAAAGTAAAATAA
- the cspD gene encoding cold-shock protein CspD has protein sequence MLQGKVKWFNAEKGFGFIEVEGQDDVFVHFSAIQGDGFKSLEEGQDVTFEITEGARGPQAANVQK, from the coding sequence ATGTTACAAGGTAAAGTTAAATGGTTTAACGCAGAAAAAGGTTTCGGCTTCATCGAAGTTGAAGGCCAAGACGATGTATTCGTACACTTCTCTGCAATTCAAGGCGACGGTTTCAAATCTCTTGAAGAAGGTCAAGATGTAACTTTTGAAATCACTGAAGGTGCTCGCGGACCTCAAGCTGCTAACGTTCAAAAGTAA
- a CDS encoding LapA family protein, whose translation MKAQGYLIFGLLFALLIAVFAVVNGNDVEFNYIFGTVKWPLVLIILGSAAFGGLTVGFFGILKVVQLRKKVRRLEHDLKKHETMQREVVLDKERGVEEQSQTPG comes from the coding sequence ATGAAGGCACAAGGATATTTGATATTCGGTTTACTTTTTGCCCTGTTGATCGCCGTTTTTGCCGTAGTAAATGGCAATGATGTAGAATTTAATTATATTTTTGGAACGGTAAAATGGCCGCTTGTCCTTATTATTTTAGGATCGGCTGCCTTTGGCGGATTGACCGTCGGCTTTTTTGGCATCTTAAAGGTGGTTCAGTTGAGAAAAAAGGTGAGACGTCTTGAACATGATCTGAAAAAGCATGAAACCATGCAAAGAGAAGTAGTTTTGGATAAAGAGAGAGGCGTAGAAGAACAAAGCCAGACTCCAGGTTAA